One window of Mesoplodon densirostris isolate mMesDen1 chromosome 15, mMesDen1 primary haplotype, whole genome shotgun sequence genomic DNA carries:
- the PRKAB1 gene encoding 5'-AMP-activated protein kinase subunit beta-1 isoform X1, whose amino-acid sequence MGNTSSERAALDRQGGHKTPRGDSSGGSKDGDRPKILMDSPEDADLFHSEEIKAPEKEEFLAWQHDLEVNDKAPAQARPTVFRWTGGGKEVYLSGSFNNWNKLPLTRSHNNFVAILDLPEGEHQYKFLVDGQWTHDPSEPIVTSQLGTVNNIIQVKKTDFEVFDALMVDSQKCSDVSELSSSPPGPYHQEPYVWKPEERFKAPPILPPHLLQVILNKDTGISCDPALLPEPNHVMLNHLYALSIKDGVMVLSATHRYKKKYVTTLLYKPI is encoded by the exons ATGGGCAACACGAGCAGCGAGCGCGCTGCGCTGGACCGGCAGGGCGGCCACAAGACGCCCCGAGGGGACAGCTCGGGGGGCTCCAAGGATGGGGACCGGCCCAAGATCCTGATGGACAGCCCAGAGGACGCTGACCTCTTCCACTCCGAGGAAATCAAG GCTCCGGAGAAGGAGGAGTTCCTGGCCTGGCAGCACGATCTGGAAGTGAACGACAAAGCTCCTGCCCAGGCTCGGCCAACTGTGTTTCGATGGACGGGGGGCGGAAAGGAAGTTTACCTATCTGGGTCCTTCAACAATTGGAATAAACTTCCCCTCACAAGAAG CCACAATAACTTTGTAGCCATCCTGGACCTGCCCGAAGGAGAGCATCAGTACAAGTTCTTGGTGGATGGTCAGTGGACACATGACCCTTCTGAG CCGATAGTGACCAGCCAGCTTGGCACAGTAAACAACATCATTCAAGTGAAGAAAACTGACTTTGAAGTATTTGATGCTTTAATGGTGGATTCCCAAAAGTGCTCCGACGTGTCTG AGCTGTCCAGTTCCCCACCAGGACCCTACCACCAGGAGCCCTACGTCTGGAAACCAGAGGAGCGGTTTAAAGCGCCACCCATCCTCCCCCCACATCTTCTCCAGGTCATCCTGAACAAGGACACGGGGATCTCC TGCGACCCAGCTTTGCTCCCTGAGCCCAACCACGTCATGCTGAACCACCTCTATGCACTTTCCATCAAG GACGGAGTGATGGTGCTCAGCGCGACCCACCGGTACAAGAAAAAATACGTCACCACCTTGTTATACAAGCCCATATGA
- the PRKAB1 gene encoding 5'-AMP-activated protein kinase subunit beta-1 isoform X2: protein MGNTSSERAALDRQGGHKTPRGDSSGGSKDGDRPKILMDSPEDADLFHSEEIKAPEKEEFLAWQHDLEVNDKAPAQARPTVFRWTGGGKEVYLSGSFNNWNKLPLTRSHNNFVAILDLPEGEHQYKFLVDGQWTHDPSEPIVTSQLGTVNNIIQVKKTDFEVFDALMVDSQKCSDVSELSSSPPGPYHQEPYVWKPEERFKAPPILPPHLLQVILNKDTGISEGVATLPRT, encoded by the exons ATGGGCAACACGAGCAGCGAGCGCGCTGCGCTGGACCGGCAGGGCGGCCACAAGACGCCCCGAGGGGACAGCTCGGGGGGCTCCAAGGATGGGGACCGGCCCAAGATCCTGATGGACAGCCCAGAGGACGCTGACCTCTTCCACTCCGAGGAAATCAAG GCTCCGGAGAAGGAGGAGTTCCTGGCCTGGCAGCACGATCTGGAAGTGAACGACAAAGCTCCTGCCCAGGCTCGGCCAACTGTGTTTCGATGGACGGGGGGCGGAAAGGAAGTTTACCTATCTGGGTCCTTCAACAATTGGAATAAACTTCCCCTCACAAGAAG CCACAATAACTTTGTAGCCATCCTGGACCTGCCCGAAGGAGAGCATCAGTACAAGTTCTTGGTGGATGGTCAGTGGACACATGACCCTTCTGAG CCGATAGTGACCAGCCAGCTTGGCACAGTAAACAACATCATTCAAGTGAAGAAAACTGACTTTGAAGTATTTGATGCTTTAATGGTGGATTCCCAAAAGTGCTCCGACGTGTCTG AGCTGTCCAGTTCCCCACCAGGACCCTACCACCAGGAGCCCTACGTCTGGAAACCAGAGGAGCGGTTTAAAGCGCCACCCATCCTCCCCCCACATCTTCTCCAGGTCATCCTGAACAAGGACACGGGGATCTCC GAAGGAGTGGCCACATTGCCTCGTACGTGA